A genomic stretch from Garra rufa unplaced genomic scaffold, GarRuf1.0 hap1_unplaced_005, whole genome shotgun sequence includes:
- the LOC141312758 gene encoding uncharacterized protein: protein MFIKVESEENTSELETWRVKQEDPEPLRINQEEPEPLKIKHEEPEPLKIKHEEPELLKIKLVEPEHFRIKHEEPEPLRIKQEEPEALRIKLVEHGESIKEKEENEESSQVEEKNHFETEKPLSCSQVKQKDLKKCCTCTQCGKSFTRKRDLERHMKTHTGEKPFTCDQCGKSFSRSSNLKEHMNIHNREKQHTCDQCGKVYLGASGLRYHLKVHTKVKPHSCHLCGKRFCRLQSLKVYENINTGVRECMCSKCEKISISVTYLKLHKRIHTREKSYECSHCNKRFSQSACLKTHERIHTGEKPFKCSNCNKRFSQSVHLKRHERIHTGEKPYKCSHCNKSFNQSSYLKIHERIHTGEKPYKCSHCNKKFNQSSYLKIHEMNHTREKSHKCSHCIKRFSQSVHLKTHKMFYPGEKPYKCSVHLDPHWTVTVSFNCMWEAFYSSSAIHSHAETILCVSLADLHILVWHVYVYPSLLVN from the exons atgtttattaaagtggagagtgaggagaacacgagtgaactagaaacctggagaGTAAAACAGGAGGacccagaacctttgagaataaatcaGGAGGAACCAGagcctttgaaaataaaacatgaggaaccagagcctttgaaaataaaacatgaggaaccagaacttttgaaaataaaacttgtggaaccagaacattttagaataaaacacgaggaaccagaacctttgagaataaaacaggaggaaccagaagctttgagaataaaacttgTGGAACATGGAG agtcgattaaagaaaaagaggagaatgaagaatcaagtcaagttgaggAGAAAAATCATTTCGAAACAGaaaaacctttgagttgctctcaagtcaaacagaaagatttaaagaaatgttgcacctgtactcagtgtggaaagagtttcacaagaaaaagagatcttgagcgtcacatgaaaactcatactggagagaaaccattcacttgtgatcaatgtgggaagagtttttcacgctcatcaaaccttaaggagcacatgaacattcacaatagagagaagcagcacacatgtgatcaatgtggtaaaGTGTATTTAGGGGCTTCAGGTCTGAGGTATCACTtgaaagttcatacaaaggtgaagccacattcatgccatttgtgtggaaagagattttgccgtctacaaagtttgaaagtatatgagaatataaatactggtgtgagagaatgcatgtgttcaaagtgtgaaaagatttctatttcggtaacttatttaaaactgcataagaggatccacactagagagaaatcttatgaatgttcacactgcaacaagcgatttagtcagtcagcatgtctgaaaacacatgagaggatccacactggagagaaaccttttaagtgttcaaactgcaacaagagatttagtcagtcggtacatttgaaaaggcatgagaggatccacactggagagaaaccttataagtgttcacactgcaacaaaagttttaaccagtcatcatatctgaaaatacatgagaggattcacactggagagaaaccttataaatgctcacactgcaacaagaaatttaaccagtcatcatatctaaaaatacatgagatgaaccacactagagagaaatctcataagtgttcacactgcatcaagagatttagtcagtcagtacatttgaaaacacataaGATGTTTTAccctggagagaaaccttacaagtgttcagtACATTTGGATCCACACTGGACAGTAACCGTATCATTTAACTGCATGTGGGAAGCGTTTTATTCGTCATCTGCTATACACAGTCATGCAGAAACAATCTTGTGTGTATCTCTGGCAGATTTACACATACTAGTCTGGCATGTATATGTATACCCATCCCTACTTGTAAATTAG